One Falsihalocynthiibacter arcticus DNA segment encodes these proteins:
- a CDS encoding ABC transporter permease — MLTFTIRRLLIAIPTTILISLVIFLLLELAPGDPMASVPLTVPPEVKAQMREALGLGQPIPIRFVKWLYQFYVVEPIYIFDAMFGTHFSQDMPRIISWQWRSSVMDVVAQRIPQTLWVVGLSYVVGTLIALPIGVISAYKQYSIFDQIGTFISMIGFSVPTFFTGVLLIVVFSVKLQWFPSIYDTTHVVNSWSSFVFQVKQMIMPVFVLALYNAAQISRFMRASMLDNLNQDYVRTARAKGLSEKTVVLVHVLRNSMIPVVTVIALGVPTVFSGAIITEQVFKVNGLGQLLITAIQANDLPTVQTLTVIFAILIILFNLIADVLYGILDPRIRYD, encoded by the coding sequence ATGCTGACATTCACTATTCGCAGGCTCTTGATTGCGATCCCAACAACGATCCTCATTTCGTTGGTGATCTTCCTCCTGCTTGAACTCGCGCCAGGCGATCCAATGGCCTCCGTGCCACTGACGGTCCCTCCAGAAGTCAAAGCGCAAATGCGCGAAGCCCTTGGACTGGGTCAACCGATCCCCATCCGTTTCGTGAAATGGCTTTATCAATTCTATGTCGTAGAGCCGATCTATATTTTTGACGCCATGTTTGGCACCCATTTTTCCCAAGACATGCCGCGTATCATTAGCTGGCAGTGGCGCTCCTCGGTCATGGATGTAGTTGCGCAACGTATCCCGCAAACTCTTTGGGTTGTTGGGCTTTCCTATGTGGTAGGTACGCTGATCGCGCTGCCAATCGGGGTGATTTCAGCTTACAAGCAATACTCCATCTTTGATCAAATCGGGACGTTCATCTCTATGATCGGCTTTTCGGTGCCGACCTTCTTTACCGGCGTACTACTTATCGTGGTGTTTTCGGTCAAACTGCAATGGTTCCCATCGATTTATGACACGACCCATGTGGTCAACAGTTGGTCCTCGTTCGTTTTCCAAGTGAAACAAATGATCATGCCGGTCTTTGTGCTCGCGCTCTATAATGCCGCGCAAATCAGCCGGTTCATGCGGGCGTCGATGCTCGACAATCTCAACCAAGACTATGTACGCACAGCGCGTGCCAAGGGATTGAGCGAGAAAACAGTGGTTTTGGTCCATGTCTTGCGCAACTCGATGATCCCTGTGGTGACCGTGATTGCGCTTGGGGTTCCGACGGTATTTTCGGGCGCGATCATCACTGAGCAAGTGTTTAAGGTAAACGGCCTTGGCCAGCTCCTGATTACAGCGATCCAAGCCAATGACCTCCCGACAGTTCAGACCCTCACCGTGATCTTTGCGATCCTTATCATTCTCTTTAACCTGATCGCGGATGTGCTCTATGGCATCCTCGACCCAAGGATCCGCTATGACTAA
- a CDS encoding ABC transporter permease has protein sequence MTKPAVHSLDIVDLEAPRSQWWDVWDQFKTHKGAMAGLVFFTFIVLFVLIGPWLWTIDPTYIDIRARNQSPSFGHPFGTDQLGRDMLARMMAGGQVSMAVGLTAMGLSLVVGTFVGVVSGYFKSLDGLLMRFTDLFLALPLLPLLLVTIMLFRDPLSRVFGPAGGIFVLMVFAIGMTSWMQAARIVRGDVLALKEREFVLAAHSIGTPPTKMIVRHILPNVMSPIMVSATLGIANAIITESALSFLGLGFPPDFPTWGRLLFDGVDYLQQYPERVMWPGVAISFTVLAVNYIGDGLRDALDPRIRGR, from the coding sequence ATGACTAAACCTGCAGTTCATTCCCTCGATATCGTCGATTTGGAAGCTCCCCGCAGTCAGTGGTGGGACGTTTGGGATCAATTCAAAACACATAAAGGCGCGATGGCGGGGTTGGTTTTCTTTACCTTCATTGTGCTCTTTGTGCTCATCGGTCCGTGGCTCTGGACGATCGACCCGACCTACATCGATATCCGCGCCCGCAATCAAAGCCCGAGTTTCGGACATCCCTTTGGCACCGACCAACTCGGGCGCGATATGCTTGCGCGTATGATGGCGGGCGGCCAAGTGTCGATGGCTGTTGGACTGACGGCGATGGGTCTGTCGCTTGTTGTGGGAACGTTTGTCGGCGTTGTTTCGGGGTATTTTAAAAGCCTCGATGGCCTTCTGATGCGCTTCACGGACTTATTCCTTGCCCTGCCCTTGTTGCCGCTTCTCTTGGTAACCATCATGCTGTTCAGAGACCCGCTAAGCCGCGTATTTGGTCCAGCGGGTGGTATCTTTGTGCTGATGGTGTTTGCCATTGGGATGACCAGTTGGATGCAAGCCGCGCGGATCGTGCGCGGCGATGTTTTGGCGCTCAAGGAGCGCGAGTTTGTACTGGCGGCTCATTCCATCGGCACGCCTCCGACAAAGATGATCGTACGTCACATCCTGCCCAACGTTATGTCACCTATTATGGTGTCGGCCACGCTAGGGATTGCCAATGCGATCATCACGGAAAGCGCGCTGTCGTTCCTTGGCCTTGGCTTTCCACCCGACTTCCCGACATGGGGGCGTTTGTTGTTTGACGGCGTTGATTACCTGCAGCAATATCCCGAACGCGTCATGTGGCCCGGTGTGGCGATCTCGTTCACCGTTCTGGCCGTCAACTACATTGGCGACGGTTTACGCGATGCACTCGACCCACGCATTCGCGGACGTTAG